One genomic window of Planctomycetia bacterium includes the following:
- a CDS encoding MFS transporter yields MSQAPAGGASRLTSTQWLICTIAAIGFAFDIYELLMLPLIARPALMELGNIQPGSPAFTKWIGLLFYVPAVAGGIFGLLGGYLTDRLGRRAVLTWSILLYAFAAFAAGFSTSLYMLLFFRCLVFIGVCVEFVAAVAWLAELFEDPHQREKVLGFTQAFSSIGGLLVAVANGLAVAWAVNTQYDFLFGIKFPAMQLPAIQLPEFLTGTLGQIKDSHAPWRYTLMSGLIPAIPLILIRPFLPESPSWKRKREAGTMRRPSIAELFSPQLKRTTLITTLMFTCSFAAAFGAIQQLPQIIPGIPEVQEKVKAAVEKDFPEEKKKALIAEIRAKYKSEAELSPEEKIKRDDEIKRAVIGATKKISNPIEQSAASHATKIQEFGGLFGRFALAGLALFITSRRKLLRVFLIPGIIAMPIIFAYAGTTSLNYLHIGIFIAGLLTVGQFSFWGNYLPRVYPVHLRGTGESFAANMGGRLIGTSFAAVTTTLAAMLVAPGPNGSPPNPIAVAHMTAYVAAGVALTVYVVNYIASFWLPEPKEGEFDE; encoded by the coding sequence ATGTCTCAAGCTCCCGCCGGCGGCGCGTCGCGCCTGACTAGCACCCAGTGGCTCATCTGCACGATCGCGGCGATCGGCTTTGCCTTCGACATCTACGAACTCCTGATGTTGCCGCTCATCGCACGACCGGCGCTGATGGAACTCGGCAACATCCAGCCCGGTTCGCCGGCGTTTACGAAGTGGATCGGCTTGCTGTTTTATGTTCCGGCCGTCGCGGGAGGGATCTTCGGTCTGCTCGGCGGCTATCTTACCGATCGCCTCGGTCGCCGCGCCGTGCTCACTTGGAGCATCTTGCTGTATGCCTTCGCGGCGTTCGCCGCCGGCTTTTCGACCAGCTTGTATATGCTGTTGTTCTTCCGCTGTTTGGTCTTCATCGGCGTCTGCGTGGAGTTCGTCGCCGCCGTGGCTTGGTTGGCCGAGTTGTTCGAAGACCCGCACCAGCGGGAAAAGGTCCTCGGCTTCACGCAAGCGTTCTCCTCGATCGGCGGCTTGCTCGTCGCCGTCGCCAACGGGCTCGCCGTCGCTTGGGCCGTCAACACGCAGTACGACTTTCTCTTCGGCATCAAGTTTCCGGCGATGCAATTGCCCGCGATTCAGCTTCCCGAATTCCTGACGGGCACGCTCGGGCAAATCAAAGATTCGCATGCCCCCTGGCGCTATACGCTCATGTCGGGCTTGATTCCCGCGATTCCGCTGATTCTCATTCGGCCGTTCTTGCCGGAGTCGCCGTCGTGGAAGCGGAAGCGCGAAGCCGGCACGATGCGCCGCCCGAGCATCGCCGAACTCTTCTCGCCGCAACTCAAGCGGACCACGCTGATCACGACGCTCATGTTCACCTGCAGCTTCGCAGCCGCGTTCGGTGCGATTCAGCAACTTCCGCAGATCATCCCCGGCATTCCGGAAGTGCAAGAAAAGGTCAAAGCCGCGGTAGAGAAGGACTTCCCGGAAGAGAAGAAGAAAGCTCTCATCGCCGAAATCAGGGCGAAATATAAAAGCGAAGCGGAACTATCGCCGGAAGAAAAAATCAAACGAGACGATGAAATCAAGAGGGCCGTCATCGGAGCGACGAAGAAGATCTCCAATCCGATCGAACAATCCGCCGCTTCGCATGCTACGAAGATTCAAGAATTCGGCGGGCTCTTCGGCCGCTTCGCCTTGGCGGGCTTGGCGCTCTTCATTACCAGCCGACGTAAATTGCTACGCGTGTTCCTCATTCCGGGCATCATCGCCATGCCGATCATCTTCGCTTACGCCGGCACGACGAGCTTGAACTATCTGCACATCGGCATCTTCATCGCCGGCTTGCTCACCGTCGGGCAGTTCAGCTTTTGGGGCAACTACTTGCCGCGCGTCTATCCGGTGCATCTCCGGGGTACGGGCGAAAGCTTCGCCGCGAACATGGGTGGTCGACTCATCGGCACGAGCTTCGCCGCCGTGACGACGACGCTCGCCGCGATGCTCGTCGCCCCTGGTCCGAACGGCAGCCCGCCGAATCCGATCGCGGTCGCGCACATGACCGCCTACGTCGCGGCCGGCGTGGCGTTGACGGTCTACGTCGTCAACTACATCGCTTCGTTCTGGTTGCCGGAGCCGAAGGAAGGGGAGTTCGACGAGTAG
- a CDS encoding carbon storage regulator codes for MLVLSRKIGQTLMIAEGVMVTVSEIGPDYVRLTVAAPNEAELRRRYPQSQEVPGDEETWHNRPVVVTLSLHHAALLDRLRRQMNADEEGQAPTRDDALGAILETVAENDEFPIPGLTVRQDGIR; via the coding sequence ATGTTGGTTTTATCGCGAAAAATCGGCCAAACGCTGATGATCGCCGAAGGGGTCATGGTGACCGTTTCGGAGATCGGGCCGGATTACGTGCGCCTCACCGTCGCCGCGCCCAACGAAGCCGAACTGCGTCGCCGCTATCCGCAGTCGCAAGAAGTACCCGGCGATGAAGAGACGTGGCACAATCGGCCCGTCGTCGTGACCCTATCGCTCCACCATGCGGCCTTGCTCGATCGGTTGCGGCGACAGATGAATGCCGACGAAGAAGGCCAAGCTCCGACGCGCGACGACGCGCTCGGCGCGATTCTGGAAACGGTCGCCGAGAACGACGAGTTCCCCATCCCGGGCCTGACCGTTAGGCAAGACGGGATTCGCTAG